The Rhizoctonia solani chromosome 1, complete sequence sequence GCATTAGTGCTCCACGGAACAGTATGAGTGTACCCAAACCACTGCGCATTTATCAGGTAATCCGACTCCCAAGTTCCAGGAATCTTTGTTCTTCTCAGGTCACCATAATCATGTTCAATCCCGAGCTAAAGGGCGAACTGATATTAGCACGAATGAAATCATCTTCTGACCAAAGACTAACCTCCTCGCTCCAAACACTCAAAGTTTGCATGTCACTAGCCGCCCATATTTTGAAGTTCATCTGGTCGTTGGCAAGAATTTCCTCGCGACGAACAGTCCATCCAACACGTGCTATGCTAGTGTTCCAGTTACCGACTGACAGCACTGCCTCATCCTCGTTCGGCTCGTCCGCTGAAGTGACTGTAAGAAGACCATCGGCGCTGGAGCTTAAGAGCAATCCCCCAGGACTGCCATTGCCGAGGATCGGATGGAATTCGAGTTGTGTTATGTCGTCGGAATGAGTGCTAGTGTGTATCCATTTTGGAGTGGTAGGATTTCGTACATCCCAGAAGATGATGGGGGCGTCCAACTCTAAATGATTTGTGATGTAAGGAGGTGATAGGCAGAAGTGTGTAGAGTGTACTTGCCTGCTTCACTAGGGACTGGCGCTTGTGGGTCCACTCCGAGCTCGGCCCCCGCGGCTATAGTCCATCCATCAGGGGAGACGGCAAAGGATGAGAGTGGCCGATTCTGTCCAGTAGCTATTTAATGGATTACGAAAGGGCGATATGATAGGAAGGGCAGGCACGAGGCGAAAGAAAAGGCTTGAATTGAGTGACACGGTTCAAGTGGGCTTAAGTCTCACGCCAGCTTATGGGGTGATCAAATGAGCCAAAAGACAACTAACCTGTAAATGCACCAGCACCTCCTTGCCGTTCATCCCAGATCCTAATAAACGCCAGGTAGGTTAATGGCTCGGCCACGGACTTGACGAATTCACACACCTGATTCTGCCGTCCTTGCCAGAGCTGATCAATCCTCGTCGGGTCGTGCCGGCCAAGACATCAACGCTTTTCATTGAAGTTATTCCATCTGTATGACCACTCAGAGTACGAATCGCTGCCAGTGTATTCTTGTCAAAAAGCATAATGTTATTTTGTggggaagaaaaagaagctGAAACATCAAAGATGGGATGAGTTCGGAGTCTTGTTCGGTCGCTGACATATACTGACCTGCAAAAGATTGGTTCAAGCATGCAGAATGCAATACGTATGGCATAGAAGGTGCCTGGGTAGATGCGGTTGGACGGGAAGGTGGCAGTGAAGCCATCATAGAATCCGACAGGTAGAGAGCAGCGGGATCTGGTCCCGGGTAGCGGTCGATCATCTCGACGTAGGATGAATCGTCGTCCATTGTTTTTTGTTGTGTGCCCGATTTGTTGTGTGAAGAGAAAAAGTCTATTCAATGAAAAGCGCGTGCGGAACCAATGACTGTGGGAAATTGCCGGTATTGCTGCTGGAGCTGGGGAACAAGGAAAACTTTTGGCAAGTGTAGCGTTGGAGGGGTGAAGATGTCTGCGTGTGGCCAGGGCGGCTATTAAAGGGTTGAGAGAGCACGAGGTTTATTGGGTATTATTTGGGCTTGATGATGTTGTGTTGACGCCACGGTGACGCTTCCTATGGGTGAGGCATCGCAGCAGTAACAGTTATACTCTGTTGGGCAGGTGTGGGTTGATGACCTGGCTGAAGTTGTAGAATAGATCATGGATGATCTTAGAACATACAGCTTATACAGTAGACATCTGAGACTCAGGTTGAATCAGAAATTGTCAAAGGAGTGAGGGCCCCTGCATATAAGGGCCCCAGGGAACACAGGAAAGTACTGTACCACGAATCGGCTGTATCTCTGGCCGGCTGGTTGCGTCGGGTTCCCTCCTGTCTTGGTACCGGATGACACGCGCACGTGTATGCGCCCGCACACAGCCCACCACACGAGACGCAGAGGACAATAGACCAACATAAAGATGATACACTGTGACCACGCGAGACCCCGGACACTGACAAGGGCTCAACTGCTTAGTAATTGAGGCGCTTACCCCCGTTCCTGGGTCTAGGTCGCGTTCAGAGGGGATCAGCGCAGTTTGTTCTTTTCTTTCCCGACGACCGCGCAGGCACATCGCGACTCGCCGTCTTGGACGCTTACTCTATTTTCTGCTTACAACAATCTACGCTCCACACATACACACGCCCGTCGGCACCACATTCATTGTATCTATCGACCAACCAGCTCGAGCATATTCTTCTCACCGAAGTATCGATGGCCAATCAACCTTGTAAGCACACCTGAGGCTTCTCATTACATTCCACGTATACCAATGTACGTATTTGTGAACTCAACCACACAGTGCCCACTCCCTCGCCTCATTCGCGCATGGCTGTAAAACTGCCTCCCCTCATCCTTCCCACGATGTCGCTGCGTAAGTGGACCCAGATTGGATTATTTTGTTTTCAGTAAACTCATAGCAATTACGGTCAACAAAGAAACACCACAGATGTCTGAGAAATCGGGCCTTACACCCACGATTATCATTACACCATCTTCACCATCTTCTGAACTGGACTTTCAGATTATTCACGTCTCAACGCCATCCACTAAAACATGGTCGACTCGCCTCCGTATGCCTTGGTCTAGGTCATGGACCCACCATGGCCCAATCGCTCTCAACAGTCCTCCTCTTGAGGATATGACCACCACTACGAGCCGGAATCGATCTCATTGGCTCTTTGGTAGACTGAGATTCCGTACTGCCATGATACTCGCCGTACCATTCCTCGTGGTGGCAGCCCATGTAGTAATCGCACGTAGTTATGGTATCTCTCTGGGGCTAGACCTTGGAGGAGATGAGGACCATTCAGGATGGGTGCCTACACACGGCTCTGAAATACATTCCGAAGCGTGAAGGAACGCGACGCTGATTTATCACACGTTATGGGTTTATGAATCGTAGAGTATCACTGTATCTATTTCTCACTTGGGCTTCTTGCACGGACATTGTCCAACTGCTCACACTCGTTACCGCACCTATATACCGCGGCTACTATACAATCCGCCTTGGCTGTATTCTGACCTTGCAGAGTTCTTTGATTGCTATCTCCTTCTGTGCTGTTTTTCCTGTAGCAATCATTTTCCTCGCTTGGACTGGCACCCTTGTTGCATTCTTTGTAGATATTGCTTCAACACTGCCTTACCAATATTTTCTCGTTGCGCAAATTGCGGTCTTCGTGTGACAGCTGTTTCTTGGCGAGCTGAATATTAAATGCCGAGAAGACCGGAAAAATAATGACGTCAATGTAAATGTGTGTCAATAAAGCAGAGTAAACTCTATGTTGTGCATGCATGTGTAAATTGTAAAAGTAAGGCTACAGGAACCCTGTAGTTAGCAGATAATAGCAGGCAGCTTGGAGACAGAGTATCTCATGATCCTCGGCTTCACATTCTGAGAAATGTCGGTCGGGAAGATAAGAGCTAAATTTTGGAACTTCGACTTCCGTCTATTTGTATGAATATCGTATCGCTAGCGCGTCTCCAAGGCACACACACATCTGAAATGCGCTTCCTCAAACCTGGATTTTTCCTCGGCATACCGCTTGTCTCCCGAACCGCAGCCATGCCAGGCAACAGAACCGCATTGATGCTGGTAGATATACAATACGACTTTTTACCGCCGAACGGGAGCCTAGCTGTTGCAAACGGAGCCGACATTCTTCCGACCGTTTACGATCTCCTAGATCACACGCATTTTGACGCCTACTTCGCCAGTCAGGTGTGAGAGATTTGCACACTGTGACGTCTGGTTTATATAAACGAAAATATATTATGACACTATAGGACTATCATCCAGTCGGCCATGTTTCATTTGCCTCAGCGCACCCAGGGACCAAGCCATATACCTCGATACAAGTGCCGAAACTGTATTCGAGCGAGACAGTCGAACAAATGCTGTGGCCAGATCACTGTGTGCAGGGAACACGCGTTGGTCGTTTAGAATGCTCTTCTCTAAACTTTGTCCTCATAGATCTTGTGACAGGGGTGTGAGATCGAGGAGGGAGTACAAAAGCGGCTAGAGAGACTTGAAAAATTAGGCAAGGTCGTGGAATACATCAAAAAAGTAGGTAACAGTCAATTAAGTATATTGGCATCGGTACTAACGTACTGGATATATACAGGGCACGAATCCAAGCGTTGATTCATACGTACGTTTTTTCCACTACGCTATTGGTCGGCGTGGTGACATGCCTGTGCATGTAGTCGGCGTTTGCGGATAATCAGTATATGTCGTTTACGCCTCTTGTACGCCTTGTCTACACGCACCAGATCGATAGATTGGTCATAGTCGGATTAGCGACAGACTATTGCGTGCGAGCGACGGCGATTGACAGCCGCAAGTTTGGAATCGGTACCGAGGTTGGTACTCACTTGGGAACGCCTATTTCCGCATTAATTATGTTCTCTTTCAAGGTTGTTCAATCTGGCATAAGGGGTGTATTCCCCGAAAACGAGAGCATAGTGCTAGAGGAGCTCAAGACTTGGGGATGCTCGATTGTATGACGCGCGCATTTACACGTAGTTGACCAGAATCGATTGATATTTTATGTATAAATCATTTAGTGTGATGCTCCACTACAATTCAAATGGTCATTTAGGCCTTGCCAATTGGGGTGGGTCCGAGCGGATGCAAATGCCGGGGCAGTCAAGTGCCTCGAGACGCATCTCGTCCTCTCCACTGCATTCCCCTCATTGGTTTGTTTTCTACGCTGAGCATCGCGAGTCGAACGCTGGTACCTAAAACGCGTAGAACACTGTGCAATTAGGACATAAAACTTGTCATTTCCCACCACACGCCTCTCCAGGCATACCATCTTGCCACCACCGCCTCCCAGGCTCCGCTCGTCGCAACGATCCACTAGCCCACCAACTACTTGTGGAACAATGTTTGTATAATCACCTACATTATCTTTCGTATTTTCTGACGATAGCATTGCATTTCCAGACTGTAACCCTATTTCAAGTTAAATTCGCGTCGCGTTTCGAGGCGCTGTAACGAGTATTGATCGAGAAAAACCTTCAAAAACACCAAAAACACGTAGAAAACTTCGAAAAACTTCAAAAAACTATTTTATATCTCAGCTCTCGCTTGGACTCATTTAACACGAGTCATTATGGCCGATTCAGCTACGCCCGCCACGGCGCAAGCGCCCTCTGCATCTACGAACAATAACGCAAACGCAAACGCGAACGAGAAGAAACCCAATGGTGGAAACCGGAATAATAACAATAACAACAACCGCCAAAAACGTGGACCCAATCGTCAGCCCTCGGTCAGCAATGGTCCCAATGGAGGCACCCCTAAGGACAATACGAATAATTCTGGGAACAATTCGAACGCCAACGCGAACTCTGGTGGCAAGTCCCAGCCTCGTTCCCAGAGGAAACCCTCTACAAATCTCGGCGCTTCCCCGGCGCCTGTGCCACAAGTTGCTGCAGTCGCGTCCGACGGATCGCGTCCTCCTTCGACCGATGGTACCAAGAAGACCGACAATCGCCGCAATAACAACAATGGCCAGCGCCGTGACAGCCAATCTGGTGGCCGAGGCCAGGGTAACAATCGTCGTGGGTCCAGTCGCCAGGCTAGCCAGAGTCGCCAGCAGTCCGGTGACCAGGTCAAGGCATCTCCCTCTACCGAGAATCCCACACCCGGTTCGAATCCTGCTACCGACCAGGCACAGCGCCTCTTGGAACGAGCGATCACCGATATGAAGTCAACTGCTCAACAGAACTCGGCAGCCGCACCGGCCGCGCCCCAGCAGCAGTCCGTTGCTCAAGGGTCGACTCTCGGACTCAATGCCCCCGTTTTCCAACCCGGCGCATCGGTTTACCCTACTCCTGGCGCTCCCACCGATCTCCCACCTCGTCATCGCAAGTCCGCATCCACCGGAAGCCATTCCAGCCCTGGTTCATTCAACTCTTCGTCGTTCACATCCCCTCTACAGGGTTTCTCGCCCAATCTTCATTCTATGCGTGAGGATGTCGCCGAGGAAGGCGAAATTGAAGAGAACAACCAGTATTCGGCACAACAGCAGGCACAGTTCCAGCAGAGGAACGCACAGCCACCTGTGGGCACCTTTTCTGCCCCTCGTTTTGCTGCGCTTGctcaacagcaacaacagaCTCAACTAACCCAGGAGGAGCCCGAAGTCCTTGGGCCCACTGGCCGCCCGCAGCTCGCGCCGACCTTCCAATTCGGTAGGCGTCGTAATACTAACACCGGCAATGCTCCTGCGATCCAAGAGGAAGATCTTGGTTTCCAATTCCCGCAGCAACAGCATTATCAACCTGAAGCTCAGCAGTCGCAGTCAATTGCATCAGCACAAGCACAGGCTCACCGTCGCACTGGAAGCGAGGTCACCGGTATGCTCGCTGAACAAGTATGTACATACACGTCTATTTTAAGGTGGCAACTTATTCACGAAACTATCAGATGGCTCTACAAGCTCAGATCGAGGCTcttcagcagcagcaacagcaattACTGCAGCAACAGATTGCTACTGGTAGTGTGATGTCCACCTTTGGCTCTTCCAATCTTGGCGCCGGCCGGCCTATGCAGAATCATCGCCGCATCCAAAGTCAGCAGATCCCTGTCGGAGGCGGTATGGGTAACTTTGGGGGCAACTTGCAAGGCGGTCCAATGGGCAACTTTGGTAACGTCAACCTCAATGGCGGACTCGGCCTTGGTATGCCTCCTGAACAAAACCCTAACGCTCCTCGTGGGCATGGTCGTCGCCACAGCGTTAACGTTATCAATAAGTCTCCTGGTGGGGGAGAGACACTTGGTCAATTCAATTACTCGTACGACCAAGATGGCTATGGTGACGGCTTCGCACCCGCTCCTAGCGGTCACAATCGCCAAGCTTCTCGCTCTGACGCTAGCTGGCGTATCAGTAAGTTACCTATCTGGAAATAAAGCTGCATACTAATCCCTTGCTCAGATGGAGGCGCCGGTGCTATCGGGAGCAGTTTTGGGCAGGGTACCGCCGAACTCGCTCAAGCTCAGGCCCAACTCCAGAGTCTTCAGCAGTTCCGTGCCGCAGCCGGTGGTCACCACCAGAAGATGCCTTCATTCAGCTTCCCCAATATGTTGCCAAACATGATGGCCGCAAATATGATGAGTTTTGGCGGTGGGTTGAATGTCctgcagcaacagcaacaacaattCCAGGTTTGTTATATGGGTGCTCTCTACGCCTAGTATTGATCAACTGTGTCATAGATGCAACTCCAGCAACAATCGAACCAGCCTCAGCGCAAGTCCCTCTTCGCCCCTTACCTTCCCCAAGCTTCCCTTCCTCCTTTGCTTGCAGCTGGAAAGCTTGTTGTTGGCATTCTTCGCGTCAACAAGCGCAACCGCTCCGATGCCTACGTGTCCACCGAGGTGCTTGATGCAGACATTTATATCTGCGGTTCCAAAGATCGCAATCGTGCACTCGAAGGTGACATTGTTGCTGTTGAGCTACTAGACGTCGATGAAGTCTGGGGCACcaagaaggagaaggaagagAAGAAACGTAAGAAGGAGGAGAATGCTGCCTATGATGTCCGTGGTGCGATCGGGCGCAAGAACGACAAGAAGAAGGACGATGTTGAGGTCGAAGGCCAAGGACTGATGCTGTTTGAGGATGAGGAGTAAGCTTAATTGACGCAAAATCTGTAGACCTCGTGACTGATTATCTTTCTAGGGTGACCGATGAGGTCAAGCCCCAGTTTGCTGGACACGTCGTTGCCGTTGTTGAGCGTATGCCCGGCCAACTCTTTTCTGGCACCCTCGGACTTTTGCGTCCATCTTCTGCGGCGACCAAGGAGAAGCAGGAAGCCGAGCGCCGCGAGCGCGAGGGTGATCGTTATGATGAACAGGCCGCGAAGAAAGAGATGGAACGCCCCAAGATCGTCTGGTTCAAGCCTACTGACAAGCGTGTTCCTCTCATCGCCATCCCGACCGAGCAGGCACCCCCCGACTTTGTTACCAATTCTGAGGCCTACGCTGACAAGCTATTTGTCGCATGCATCAAACGCCACGCAAGTATAGTATTTATATTTTAATTATTTGAATGCTAACCTCCAGAGCGTAGCCCATTAGCTCTCTTCATCCGTTCGGCACGCTCGTCGAGGAGCTTGGTCCGATTGGAGATGTCGAGGTCGAAACCAGCGCCCTTCTTAAGGACTGCAATTTCCCGACTGAAGAATTCACTGAGAATGTCATCAAATGTTTGCCCCCTCTTCCATGGACGTAAGTACACGAGCCAATAAACTTTCTAGACACTGACGTGATACGATAGCATCCCCGAACGAGAATACGAGACCCGTCGTGACTTCCGTAACGAGCGTGTCTTTACTATTGATCCCACCACAGCCAAGGACATGGACGACGCGTTGCACGTTCAGGTTAACGACGACGGTACTTACGACATTGGTGTTCATATTACCGATGTCTCTTACTTCGTCAAGCCGAACACTGCACTCGATCGGGATGCTCGCAAACGTGCTACAAGTGTTTATTTGGTTCAACGTGCTGTACCGATGCTTCCTCCTACTCTGAGCGAGGAATTGTGCAGTCTTGTCCCCGGAAAAGAGCGCTTGACCTTCTCTGCTGTGTTTACCATGACGCAAGATGCACGAGTAATCAAGAAGTGGTTTGGGCGCTCAATTATCAAGTCAGTGGTGTGCAATTTTTCAagttgtgcatatatttatACTTTTCCTCAGATCCGCTGCGAAGCTGTCCTATTCTGAGGCTCAGGGAGTAATAGACGGTGGCAATCTCGCTAGCAAGAACGTTGACCCGCAGCATAGCGCGAATGCTATCGAGGGGGATATTAAGATTCTCCATGTGAGTTGGGCGCTAGACAGCTTCGACTTTCTTAACTCATGTTTGTCCAATAGAATCTCGCCAAGCAGATGCGTGAGCGCCGTATTGAGAATGGCACACTTAGCATTCAGTCCTTGAGGCTCAAGTTCGATCTCGATGAATCTGGTGCACCCGTCGACTGCAGTGACGAATTGCAAACAGAGGCCAACCACCTTATTGCAGAAGTATGTTGTTAAATTGACATGTGATCTGGTACTAATCAACTTATTCTCGTGTAGTTTATGATCCTGGCCAATACTGCCGTTGCTCAGCAAATTGCTGTTCACCTGCCAGAGCAAGCACTTCTCCGCCGTCACGAGGAGCCTATCGAGCGTCGTCTGGTGAGCTCATTGTAGCTACACTTGTTAGTTGGTATTAACCGGTTCGCAGGCTGGATTCAAGGAGCGTGCTGCGCGTCTCGGATATGAAGTCGATACTTCATCTGCTGGTGCTTTACAAAGATCGTTCAACGCTGTCCAAGATCCTACCGCTCGTCGTCTCCTCGAGATCCTCTGTTCCAAGGCCATGCATCGTGCCAAGTACTTCTGCACGGGTATGCTTGATATTGCCAAATACAGCCACTATGCGCTCGCGGAGCCGCTGTACACCCATTTCACCTCCCCTATCCGTCGTTACGCGGACATTCTTGTGCACAGGCAATTGGAGAGTGTGATTGGCCCTGGTGAGTAGCTTTCTTCTTCACCGTGAATTATGGAACTTATATGCATATCATAGCCTCTGACGTCAAGTTCACCATGGATCGCGATTCGGTTGCCAAGGTTGCTCAGCAGTGTAATATGTATGTGTTAACTTGGGTGGCCCGAACTTATGCACTAAATATATCCTGATATACAGCAAAAAGGACTCTGCTAAACTGGCCCAAGAACAATCTGCTCATCTTTTCCTATGCTTACTTATTTCCGACCTGACCCAAAGGTACGGACCTGTGGTTCGCCAGGCTCGTGTAGTTGGGGTTCTCGACGCCGCATTCGACGTTCTTATCCCAGAGTTCGGCATCGAGAAGCGTGTCCATGTCGATCAGATGCCTATTGACGTAAGTGCTTAGATTTCATGAATGCCGCCCTAATACTCACATGCTTTTAGAACCATGTCTTTGAGGAGCATACGCACACTCTTCAGATTTACTGGTCGAATCGTGATGTGATCTCTTGGTTGGCTGAGAACAGCGACGACGAGCATCTCAAGAAGGTCAAGCAGACTGCCGAGCAACACGCGGTTAAGATGGAGCTCACCTCACGTTCTGTACATGACGAGCGTGCTTTGTTCGACGAAGACGAGAAGACGAGATTGTCATTAACCGTCCTGCGCCTCCTGTTGACGCTGCTGAAGAAACTTCGAAACAGCGCAAGTTGTCCAAGGCCAAAGTTGAACCCCAGTTTGAGGGTCTGCGCCGCACTCCTGCTGGTCACCGGATCCAGGATATTCGCGAGCTCATGAGTGTCCCCGTCATTGTGACTGCCGACCTCACCAAGAGCCCCCGGTTATCAAGGTATACAGCGTTAACCCTTACGCTGAGGCCGCCCCAACTCCCAAGAAATAAGTCGGTTGGCCCGCGCTACTCATGCTTTTTTCCAAACATTTGAATTCTGTGCTTGAACTCGGAATTGTTATGGTTTATGCAGCGCTTTCTCATGCCACCGTTATCATTCTTCCTGTACTTGGTGTGCTTACCACCCTTGTAAACCTCTGTACTGTGCTGTGTCTGAAATTCCATTTTGCGAGATAATTTGCTGATTCCATAAATGTGGGCCTGGCCAAGCGATCAGAAAGAAAATTGACCATGGTAGGTTGCTATGTTAACATTGGGTTTCGTCGTTCtgcccatctcccactcctccCCAGGTTCATGAACTCCTGCTCGTCGCCTCCGGTCGCGGGCGTTCATACTATGCTCAGCAGAATCAACCATATCTTGGAACCAACTCCTCAGGCTACGTATGATGGGTCCTCCCAGACACGTCGATAGGACGCACCACACGACGAGGCACACACTAATGTGATTTAAAACAAGTCTACACTGTGTATCTCATCAGATCTCACAGAAGTACTGTGCATAACAGTATTAACTTTCTTAAAGACGCGTCTTCTTCGCTGTAACCGGAGGCCATTATGATAAGAGGAGATAGAAATGGAGGGAATGTGTAGACCAGAGTGACCGCCATGCGTGGCTGTGTTGGCGCTTATGACTCTGATGTAATCCAAAAGTTCAGTTTTGGATTTGGCGTCCACTTGACCTGCGATGGATGCTCTGACTGCTGCAGCAGACGCAATCAAACCTCTCGGCAGGGCCAAAAAGAGCTCAAAGAAACAAGCTAGTCAGGATCAAAGCCACAAAAGAAGCGCCCGGATGCTACTCTGCACTCGATAACGCCCGGGCTGACTACCTCGTTCGATGCGACCTGCCGCAACCGAGTCGAAAACACATGGTCCATATGCACACATTCGAGACAAGAAACTCAAAGCCAAACTTCACTCTCAGGTTGCTCAGGCTCTCAGGCAAAAGCTCTGCGCCAGGATGCCACGACTTGGTTGGCGGCAGAGCCTGGTGGAAAGATGGAAGTAGAGACGGAGCTGGAGCGCACATGGCGTACGACACAGGCAGAGATCGTTGAAGCTGTTGGGTTCGATGTTGCGACTGGAAGAAGAGAGGGAAGTGGGACCTAGGTCCGTACCGAGTAAGGTATTCACGCAACGGACGGTACGTTTTGTATCAATTTAATAGCTTCAGGGCTATACTTAGATGACCTTTAGCCATATGGCCGTCGCTGGCCGAAGGGGGCATGTGAATAACATCCGAATGGCAGGAGAATAAGATACATTCGGAAATTCAACTACGAGAAACGGTTAGGGACATAACGTGAGTCCAAGTGATATTATATCATTGTTAGTCGCTGATCGAAAGCCCGAACCAAGTTTTCTTCAAGACCATACATGTATGCTGTGGCCCAGAAAAATATGTCAACGGGAACGATGGTCGCCGAGCAAAGGACTAAACTAGGGGCATGTAATGCGATGACCCAAAACATCCACAATGCGGTTATATACCTTGGTCATCAAAATGGTGAGTGGCCTTCTGGAAAATTATATTTTTGAGCATTGGATAAACATATTACCGCAGGCACGGTAGCGTTACACACACCCTCTACTCCAACTCCCCGTTCGCCTACAGGCCCATCTGGGCCCGATAACATCCCTCAGTGTGGACCCCAGCTCTGGGGGTCGGTATCTTGCGACCGCAGGTCAAGATTCTCGTGTTAAGATATGGGATTGTAGGAATTGGAAAGGGTGTGTTCGCGAATGGACCGTTCGTGGCGGGGCCCCAAGCGAAGTAGAATGGAGTAGAAAGGGTGGCTTGGTGTTATTGGTGGAGGATCTATCAATGTACGTGTTCTCTCTTGTAGTTATAGGCTACTGCTCAATCTTCTGCAGGTATATGCATCCCCTTCAGTCTATGCCCTGCCCCACATCCTAATTCAACTATTCCTCCGCACTGTACCTTACCCATCCCATCCCTCATCGTCCGCTTGTGAGCATGCGTTTTTTGCCCCTTCCAAGATGCAATCGCCATTGGCCATGCGCGGGGCGTTAGTAGCATAGTCGTACCTGGCTCTGGAGAGGCAAACATCGACTCTTTCGAGGATGGTGTCTTTGAGAACAAGAAGGCTCGCCAAGAGAGAGAGGTCAGGAGCTTATTGGACAAGGTGCGTGTGAAATATCTGGTTCAAAAATACCTACCCAGACTTACGCACAATATTTCCCTTAGCTTCAGCCCGACATGATCACGCTTGACCCAGAGTTTATGGGCCGGCTCGCCGAGCCGGGGCATGTGCCCTTTGCTACTCCAGAGCTACCCTTCAGGCAAAAGCCAAGGTTAGATCGACTCCGAGATTTAGGAAAAGCGGACGAGTCTCCAgtatcagaagaagagggagGTGATGTCAATGCGGATGAAGGCGGCGAGCAAGCTAGTAGGCCAAAAGAGAAAGATAAATGAAGATGCGTGGAAAAGGCAAAAGCCTGAAGAGGTACCTCaggaaagaggaagaacgtTGTTGATCCTAGCACGGTACGCATGATCATCTTTTCCTTTTATCCTACCATCTCTGGATATCAACTCTTCACCTGCTGATGTAGCAATTGCTAACTTTGGTAATCTGTCCAGGTGGCTATACGAGAAAATAGCCAAAATGCAGGCAGCTCGTAAGGCAGAGGCACGCCAGAAGGCCGGCTTACCTGAAAAAGAGCTACGACTGACTGCACTAGATCGTTTCAAAAGAAAAATCCAGTGATCAGTGATACATTGTCATTTTTTGCAATTTATTGTATTTTCTTATTCGATCTGCGTTCTGAGATCTTGCTATCACATTCTAGTCCAGGTAACCGATCAAAGCAATAAGTATTTCAGCGACTTGGGAGTTTATCATGAATATATTGGATATTGAAAGCCAGATTTGATTTCTTAATTCATTAGCATAATAGCAACTTAGAAAGCAATGTGTTTAATCGTACTCCATTGGTTAAGCTGAAGTGTGACGACGCATATGACTACGCTACTGTAATGCTGCTGATTCCCAAGTTGACATCTTACTTCCGGAAGGAGAAGCACATGAGAAACATCGAAAGGACCACATGGTTCGTGTAAAAGACGCTATACAAATAGCATAGCATTCGAGGCTCGTTCCGATAACTGATAGGCAGAAGCTCTGCTGGCAATTATATGACGCTATTGACCAGCTCCCGTCCACCATGGTCCCACAATACGAAGCCATGCCTCTCCAAGTCCCCCTCCCACAGCTCTCAAAGCAAGACTTTGAACTCAAGATCGAAGGAGTGGGTCA is a genomic window containing:
- a CDS encoding WD40 domain protein; translated protein: MDDDSSYVEMIDRYPGPDPAALYLSDSMMASLPPSRPTASTQAPSMPYVLHSACLNQSFAASFSSPQNNIMLFDKNTLAAIRTLSGHTDGITSMKSVDVLAGTTRRGLISSGKDGRIRIWDERQGGAGAFTATGQNRPLSSFAVSPDGWTIAAGAELGVDPQAPVPKLDAPIIFWDVRNPTTPKWIHTSTHSDDITQLEFHPILGNGSPGGLLLSSSADGLLTVTSADEPNEDEAVLSVGNWNTSIARVGWTVRREEILANDQMNFKIWAASDMQTLSVWSEELGIEHDYGDLRRTKIPGTWESDYLINAQWFGYTHTVPWSTNALGLWCGNNKGDIGLISVQDTLSWRLDRVLAGGHTGVVRTCTWDPESQMLITGGEDARLNVWPTSTGDSPVTPHPVVASPVYSQHSNQGYYPPPPSSVEPRPPSVAPSMATVQSPPMSAMSMSRGPDSPVAPGPGGQKRESRNSISRYQPYARK
- a CDS encoding isochorismatase domain-containing protein 2 codes for the protein MPGNRTALMLVDIQYDFLPPNGSLAVANGADILPTVYDLLDHTHFDAYFASQDYHPVGHVSFASAHPGTKPYTSIQVPKLYSSETVEQMLWPDHCVQGTRGCEIEEGVQKRLERLEKLGKVVEYIKKGTNPSVDSYSAFADNQYMSFTPLVRLVYTHQIDRLVIVGLATDYCVRATAIDSRKFGIGTEVVQSGIRGVFPENESIVLEELKTWGCSIV